A window of Candidatus Vicinibacter proximus contains these coding sequences:
- a CDS encoding FkbM family methyltransferase codes for MLRNKYRLFRKYADSDQSFLIYLLKSFWINVIKKRTIISWTDQIKWIVDSRFQSSKNPFYYNHVEQEEFIILSKILKEGDVFYDIGANVGLYSIFLAAKYKIKCYAFEPDEHAAILNEQNQILNSITHLVTVFPFAISDVNGFTEFSTDLGINNKIISNGCRKTVETNRLDNLNHLTKPHAIKIDTEGHELNILLGASSILSSPQLKLLILEYDKTEIHKIINLLKTYQFEPASLEDGNLKLNTKLHPTRSGNMIFIRRKLIV; via the coding sequence TTGCTGAGAAATAAATACAGGCTATTTAGAAAATATGCCGACTCCGATCAATCCTTTCTCATTTATTTATTGAAATCCTTCTGGATTAATGTAATTAAAAAAAGAACTATAATTTCATGGACTGATCAAATTAAATGGATTGTAGATTCAAGATTTCAGTCTTCAAAAAATCCATTTTATTATAATCATGTTGAACAGGAGGAATTTATAATCCTTTCCAAAATATTAAAAGAAGGTGACGTTTTTTATGATATTGGCGCAAACGTTGGCTTGTATAGCATTTTTCTTGCCGCCAAATATAAAATAAAGTGTTACGCATTCGAACCTGATGAACACGCCGCCATATTAAATGAGCAAAATCAAATACTTAACTCAATTACACATCTGGTTACCGTATTTCCATTTGCAATAAGTGATGTAAATGGGTTTACTGAATTTAGTACTGATTTAGGAATTAACAATAAAATTATTTCAAATGGATGCAGAAAAACAGTAGAAACTAATAGACTAGATAATTTAAACCATCTGACTAAACCACATGCGATAAAAATTGATACAGAAGGCCATGAGTTAAATATCCTTCTAGGCGCTTCATCCATATTAAGTAGTCCGCAATTAAAATTATTAATATTGGAATACGATAAAACGGAAATACATAAAATTATAAATCTTTTAAAAACATATCAATTTGAACCTGCAAGCTTAGAAGATGGAAATTTGAAATTAAACACAAAATTGCATCCGACAAGATCTGGCAATATGATATTTATTCGAAGAAAGTTAATTGTATAA
- a CDS encoding ABC transporter permease, which yields MSSLRFLLQKEFNQIRRNPAILRMMFIMPVIQLIVLPFAANYEVKEIKLAIVDQDHSSYTRECTQKIISGKYFNLSSYNQSYGPAIIEVEQDKADLILTFPPNFEKDLIRESEASVFLAVNGINGVKASLGAAYLQMILRDYNQDIRSRLMQFPRFNPEPLVEISYRFFYNQHLLYPVFMVPGILTLLLTMIGMFLASLNIVREKEIGTIEQINVTPIKKYHFILGKLIPFWLMSQVVLTIGLVVSRVVYGIHVGNHLELIYLFSAIYMLAVLGLGLLISTYSNTQQQAVLVSFFLMMVFILLSGLYTSIDSMPFWAKVITWFNPVAYFVAVMRMVVIKGSGFWDIASHLAIIFAFALFLISWAILNYRKRT from the coding sequence ATGAGTTCATTGAGATTTTTATTACAAAAGGAATTCAATCAGATCAGGAGAAATCCAGCTATCCTGAGGATGATGTTCATCATGCCAGTAATTCAACTCATAGTCCTTCCATTTGCAGCTAATTATGAGGTCAAAGAAATTAAACTGGCTATTGTAGATCAGGACCATTCTTCATATACACGTGAATGCACACAAAAAATTATTTCCGGTAAATACTTTAATCTTAGTTCTTACAATCAATCTTATGGTCCGGCTATCATAGAAGTTGAACAAGACAAAGCAGATCTGATTCTTACTTTCCCTCCAAATTTTGAAAAGGATCTAATAAGAGAAAGCGAAGCATCTGTTTTCCTTGCAGTAAATGGAATTAATGGCGTTAAGGCAAGTTTAGGAGCTGCTTATTTGCAAATGATACTTCGTGACTACAATCAAGATATTCGAAGCCGATTGATGCAGTTTCCACGTTTCAATCCGGAACCCTTGGTGGAAATCAGTTACCGATTTTTTTATAATCAACATCTTTTATATCCTGTCTTTATGGTACCGGGTATACTTACACTACTTCTGACTATGATTGGAATGTTTCTTGCATCGCTGAATATTGTGCGTGAAAAAGAAATCGGCACTATTGAGCAGATTAATGTAACGCCAATCAAAAAATACCATTTTATTCTGGGAAAGCTTATTCCATTCTGGTTAATGTCTCAGGTTGTATTGACTATTGGGCTTGTAGTTTCAAGAGTAGTATATGGTATTCATGTAGGCAATCATCTAGAGTTGATCTATTTGTTCAGTGCTATTTATATGTTGGCTGTTTTAGGTTTGGGTTTACTTATCTCGACATATTCTAATACCCAGCAACAAGCCGTTTTGGTCTCCTTTTTCCTAATGATGGTTTTTATTTTGCTTAGTGGTCTTTATACTTCTATTGACAGCATGCCTTTTTGGGCTAAAGTAATTACCTGGTTCAATCCTGTGGCTTATTTCGTTGCGGTAATGAGGATGGTTGTAATCAAGGGTAGTGGATTCTGGGATATTGCAAGCCATTTAGCAATTATCTTTGCGTTTGCATTGTTTCTCATCAGTTGGGCTATCTTAAATTACAGGAAAAGAACCTGA
- a CDS encoding DUF2147 domain-containing protein encodes MLKYFCFFICLFFLEAQLVGQNTGILGIWKTIDDVSQQEKSHIELYMKSGKLFGRVINLLPNATTKVCNNCPGEKNGKSLIGMDIIWNMSVNGSTWENGQILDPKTGKIYSCSLSLEGYDNLKVRGYLGISLFGRTQIWKRVK; translated from the coding sequence ATGTTAAAATATTTTTGTTTTTTTATCTGTTTGTTTTTCCTGGAAGCTCAGTTGGTTGGACAAAATACTGGTATCTTGGGTATTTGGAAAACTATTGATGACGTTTCACAACAGGAAAAATCCCATATAGAACTTTACATGAAATCTGGTAAGCTATTCGGGAGGGTAATAAATTTGCTTCCCAATGCAACGACCAAAGTATGCAATAATTGCCCCGGTGAGAAAAACGGGAAATCACTCATAGGAATGGACATCATTTGGAATATGAGTGTCAATGGATCCACTTGGGAGAATGGTCAGATTTTAGATCCAAAAACAGGTAAAATATATTCCTGTTCCTTGAGTCTGGAGGGCTACGACAATTTGAAGGTTAGAGGGTACCTTGGAATTTCCCTTTTCGGACGAACCCAGATATGGAAAAGGGTAAAATAA
- a CDS encoding ABC transporter permease: MRQFGIFILKETLHIWRDKRTLFILIGMPIAQILIFGFALTNEVKNSNIAILNPAKDKASRQIIDRIEASKYFDVYQELNKPEDIDLAFKSGKIKMVIVFQSKFESELEKNHRGDIQLIADGSDPNTATTLVNYASAIIRDYQTELIQLNKLPYSIRTELRMLYNPQLKGAFNFVPGVMSMILLLVCTLMTSISIVREKELGTMEILLASPVQPFMIIGAKAVPYFLLSLVNIATILLLSVYVLEIPIRGSLLLLVLSSMLFIITALILGLFISTITDSQMTAMFIAMVGMFLPTVMLSGFMFPIENMPLPLRIMSNVVPAKWYFIIVKSIMIKGLGISAIIKELGILFGMMIIFLGLAIRNFKIRLA, translated from the coding sequence ATGAGACAGTTTGGAATTTTCATATTGAAGGAAACACTTCATATATGGAGGGACAAAAGAACCTTGTTTATTTTAATTGGTATGCCAATAGCCCAGATATTGATATTTGGATTTGCATTGACAAATGAAGTAAAAAATTCCAATATAGCCATATTGAATCCTGCAAAGGATAAAGCGAGCAGACAGATAATCGATAGAATTGAAGCGAGCAAATATTTTGATGTTTATCAGGAGTTGAATAAGCCTGAAGATATTGATCTGGCTTTTAAATCAGGTAAGATTAAAATGGTCATCGTATTTCAATCAAAATTTGAAAGCGAACTTGAAAAAAATCACAGAGGAGATATTCAGTTGATTGCAGATGGCTCGGATCCTAATACAGCCACCACTTTAGTTAATTATGCCTCTGCCATTATCAGGGATTACCAAACTGAATTAATTCAATTGAATAAATTACCATATTCCATAAGGACTGAGCTGAGAATGCTTTATAATCCACAATTAAAGGGCGCATTTAATTTTGTGCCAGGTGTGATGTCCATGATTTTACTCCTGGTATGTACCTTAATGACTTCAATCTCCATTGTTCGGGAAAAGGAATTGGGGACAATGGAAATTTTATTGGCATCTCCTGTACAACCATTTATGATTATCGGAGCAAAGGCCGTTCCTTATTTTTTACTTTCATTGGTAAATATTGCTACAATATTATTACTGAGTGTTTATGTCCTGGAAATTCCTATAAGGGGAAGTCTACTTTTGCTTGTTTTGAGTAGCATGCTATTTATCATTACTGCTTTGATCCTTGGTCTATTTATTAGCACTATTACAGATTCACAAATGACTGCCATGTTTATTGCAATGGTAGGAATGTTTCTACCCACGGTGATGTTGAGTGGTTTTATGTTTCCGATTGAGAACATGCCTCTTCCTTTAAGGATCATGTCCAATGTTGTTCCTGCTAAATGGTATTTTATTATTGTTAAGTCGATAATGATAAAAGGTCTTGGTATTTCAGCAATTATAAAGGAATTGGGTATTTTATTTGGCATGATGATTATTTTTTTGGGACTCGCAATTAGAAATTTCAAAATCAGGTTGGCATGA
- a CDS encoding thioredoxin family protein, with translation MLKCLLIILGLIPLSQQQVPDKNPMELGTVHWNRNLEEAQNKAVQNKKPIFILFQEIPGCSTCKYYGSEVLSHPLIVEAIESYFIPLAIHNNKSGKDQIALDYFKEPSWNNPVVRIVHPDLSPLVDRLSGNYTAFGLVAKITAALLKSGHKIPDYLNLLEEELMAKALGTEKAFLGMFCFWSGEKNYAQLDGVIGTRAGFINGAEVVEVKYNPNKISLEQLIAHGKKSNNADRIYVDNPNVSNIKNIDIKHVKLGEFKVDPELKYYLFNSLYKYVPMSELQATRINKLLSENKNPDHLLSPNQKKIFEKIKFNSTNKMQNLIGLDIYKAFSVAEMQLRKS, from the coding sequence ATGTTAAAATGCCTACTCATCATATTGGGATTGATTCCTTTAAGCCAACAGCAGGTTCCTGACAAAAACCCCATGGAATTAGGAACAGTTCATTGGAATAGAAATCTTGAAGAAGCTCAAAATAAAGCTGTCCAGAATAAAAAACCAATCTTTATACTCTTTCAGGAAATCCCGGGTTGTAGCACATGTAAATATTATGGTTCAGAAGTCCTGTCACACCCATTAATTGTTGAAGCTATAGAAAGTTACTTTATTCCTTTGGCCATCCACAATAATAAATCTGGTAAGGATCAGATAGCATTAGACTATTTTAAAGAACCTTCTTGGAACAATCCGGTAGTAAGGATTGTACATCCGGATTTAAGTCCATTGGTAGATCGATTAAGTGGAAATTATACGGCATTTGGGTTGGTTGCAAAAATCACCGCAGCACTATTGAAAAGCGGCCATAAAATTCCCGATTATCTTAATTTATTGGAGGAGGAACTAATGGCCAAAGCATTAGGGACAGAAAAGGCGTTTTTGGGAATGTTTTGTTTTTGGAGCGGTGAAAAAAATTACGCCCAATTGGATGGTGTCATTGGCACAAGAGCTGGTTTTATAAATGGCGCAGAAGTGGTTGAAGTGAAATACAATCCAAATAAAATTAGTTTAGAACAATTAATAGCACATGGAAAAAAATCAAATAATGCAGATAGAATCTATGTGGATAATCCGAATGTCTCAAATATTAAAAATATCGATATCAAACATGTAAAATTGGGTGAATTTAAAGTTGATCCTGAATTAAAGTATTACTTATTTAATTCTTTATATAAATACGTTCCAATGAGCGAACTTCAGGCGACTAGAATCAATAAACTTCTTAGTGAAAATAAAAATCCAGATCATCTACTATCACCAAATCAGAAAAAAATATTTGAAAAAATAAAATTTAACTCAACGAATAAAATGCAAAACCTTATAGGTTTAGATATTTATAAAGCCTTTTCAGTTGCGGAAATGCAATTACGTAAATCATAA
- a CDS encoding ABC transporter ATP-binding protein, with translation MNSLLIQGISKKFFKEKEIVNALHPVSFEVGQGELFGIIGPDGSGKTTLFRILNTLLLADSGDAWVDGFHVVKDYKQIRKRAGYMPGRFSLYQDLTVQENLSFFATIFNTSIDKNYDLIKDIYQQIEPFKNRMAGNLSGGMKQKLALSCALIHKPTVLFLDEPTTGVDAVSRKEFWQILKNLQKQGITILVSTPYMDEANLCDRVALLQEGKILSMDTPKGITESFHKNLLAIKSTERISLLTDLRTRQFTEHVYPFGEYFHLITKTPMKPIEIANELASGNHQGLEIERVKADIEDVFIDLMRNEHAV, from the coding sequence ATGAATAGTCTTCTTATTCAAGGTATTTCAAAAAAATTCTTTAAGGAAAAGGAAATAGTTAATGCCCTTCATCCAGTTTCTTTTGAAGTTGGGCAAGGAGAATTATTTGGAATTATTGGACCTGATGGATCTGGCAAAACAACCTTGTTTAGGATACTTAATACATTATTATTAGCCGATTCGGGTGATGCATGGGTGGATGGATTTCATGTAGTTAAAGATTATAAACAAATAAGAAAGAGAGCAGGTTACATGCCTGGAAGATTTTCTTTGTATCAGGATCTAACGGTTCAGGAAAATTTAAGTTTTTTCGCAACAATATTTAACACCAGTATTGATAAAAATTATGATTTAATCAAGGACATATACCAGCAAATCGAACCTTTTAAAAATAGAATGGCCGGAAATTTATCCGGAGGTATGAAACAAAAACTTGCATTGAGTTGTGCATTGATTCATAAACCCACAGTATTATTTTTAGATGAGCCGACAACCGGAGTAGATGCAGTTTCGAGAAAGGAGTTTTGGCAAATTCTTAAGAATTTACAGAAGCAGGGTATTACTATATTAGTCTCAACACCTTATATGGATGAGGCAAATCTTTGTGATCGGGTAGCCTTGTTACAAGAAGGTAAAATATTAAGTATGGATACACCTAAGGGAATTACCGAAAGTTTCCATAAAAATTTACTCGCGATAAAATCAACGGAAAGAATTTCTTTATTAACTGATTTGCGCACGAGACAATTCACGGAACATGTTTATCCATTTGGTGAATATTTTCACTTAATCACCAAAACACCCATGAAACCAATAGAGATTGCAAATGAACTTGCATCTGGGAATCATCAGGGTTTGGAAATTGAAAGGGTAAAGGCAGATATTGAAGATGTATTTATTGACCTTATGAGAAATGAACATGCAGTTTGA
- a CDS encoding MGMT family protein, translating into MLGYNDKTKEEIQKIREAENRAIALFQRDFRSESHYYDKVYDVVRMIPPGKVTTYGAIANFLTLGSARMVGWALNQLKGSLGDVPAHRVVNARGELSGKLFFGPNKMKQLLQSEGVSVSNDKIDNMEGYYWDPYLELK; encoded by the coding sequence ATGTTAGGTTATAATGATAAAACCAAAGAAGAGATTCAAAAAATCCGAGAAGCAGAGAATAGAGCCATTGCTTTATTTCAACGTGATTTTAGATCTGAGTCACATTACTATGATAAAGTTTATGATGTGGTCAGGATGATACCGCCAGGTAAAGTGACCACTTATGGTGCAATAGCTAATTTTCTTACATTAGGGTCAGCAAGAATGGTTGGTTGGGCTTTGAACCAATTGAAAGGTAGCTTAGGTGATGTTCCTGCACACAGAGTGGTGAATGCGAGAGGCGAACTTAGTGGAAAGTTATTTTTTGGGCCTAATAAAATGAAGCAGCTTTTACAGTCTGAAGGAGTATCTGTGTCGAATGATAAAATTGACAATATGGAAGGCTATTATTGGGATCCTTACCTTGAACTTAAGTGA
- a CDS encoding ABC transporter ATP-binding protein has protein sequence MQFENKVIIVDSLTKKFGDFIAVDRISFDVGQGEIFGFLGANGAGKTTAMKILCGLSKPTSGKAIVAGYSIDKDVELIKTKIGYMSQKFSLYDDLTISENLNFYGGIYGLSSKQIKNKMNQLLNQLELENEKNNLVKSLPLGWKQKLSFSISIFHDPKIVFLDEPTGGVDPITRREFWELIYAAATRGTTVFVTTHYMDEAEYCDRVCIMVDGKIEALNTPGQLRQIFKASSMDQVFYTLARNAKRSELT, from the coding sequence ATGCAGTTTGAAAATAAAGTAATTATCGTCGATTCCCTCACGAAGAAATTTGGAGATTTTATTGCTGTGGACCGCATAAGTTTTGATGTTGGACAAGGGGAGATCTTTGGATTTTTAGGAGCCAATGGAGCAGGCAAAACAACAGCAATGAAAATTTTGTGTGGCTTAAGTAAACCTACCAGTGGCAAGGCTATAGTTGCAGGCTACTCAATTGACAAAGATGTAGAGCTTATAAAAACCAAAATTGGTTATATGAGTCAAAAGTTTTCTTTGTATGATGATCTCACTATTTCGGAAAATCTTAATTTTTATGGTGGAATTTATGGTTTATCGTCGAAGCAGATCAAAAATAAGATGAACCAACTTTTGAACCAACTTGAATTGGAAAATGAAAAGAATAATTTGGTTAAATCCTTACCATTAGGGTGGAAACAGAAACTCAGTTTTAGTATATCCATCTTTCATGATCCTAAAATTGTATTTTTAGATGAACCCACAGGTGGGGTGGATCCTATTACTAGAAGGGAATTTTGGGAATTAATTTATGCTGCTGCTACAAGGGGTACTACTGTATTTGTGACAACACATTACATGGATGAAGCTGAATATTGTGACAGAGTATGCATCATGGTGGATGGTAAAATAGAAGCTTTGAATACTCCAGGTCAATTGAGACAAATTTTTAAAGCCTCGAGTATGGATCAGGTTTTTTACACACTTGCAAGAAATGCAAAAAGATCAGAATTGACTTAA
- a CDS encoding polysaccharide biosynthesis C-terminal domain-containing protein, translating to MKKEFIINVMLLVLANALIKPIYLFGIDRNIQLIVGTEEYGNYVNIVNFTFIMQFISDFGLQNYMSRYVSQDTENARITYSKILGFKVFLSLLYFLVTLGLAWIWYGEDFNIRFVAHVSLNQILVSSIFFIRANISGLGLYKTDSIISVLDRLYLILLGAIFIFSPSLKSFVNINFFVWIQTVSLLLCLLSGIFIILKHQFKFNISTLSKDDLIKLFYASIPFALIYLTSAVFYKSDNIWLVKLLPDGKQQSGIFAASLRLYEAMSMISLAFGSLLLAMFSRSFLDKKVLHNLLKTSLSILFIISLVLSFSGYFYGNEINNLLYHNEDPYWVRILSIMMICFIPGSINYILSSYLQATHREKLMLKIYVFAALLSVILNLFFVPSLKAEGSAMVFLVVQLVLFITQYYFIHKELEFEFWSAFKQLIFFLISVLIYFLIEKYVYISIFFKLPLSATLIFILAVLLNIIKFSDLKKFVLLKNKNL from the coding sequence TTGAAGAAAGAGTTCATCATTAATGTTATGCTGTTGGTCTTGGCGAACGCCCTGATCAAGCCTATTTATTTATTTGGAATAGACCGGAACATCCAGCTGATTGTTGGAACAGAGGAATATGGCAATTACGTAAACATTGTGAATTTTACGTTTATCATGCAGTTTATTAGTGATTTTGGACTCCAGAATTATATGAGTCGATATGTGAGTCAGGATACGGAAAACGCCCGAATTACTTATTCGAAAATCCTTGGTTTTAAAGTCTTTCTTTCACTTTTATATTTTTTAGTGACGCTGGGATTAGCATGGATTTGGTACGGTGAAGATTTCAATATTCGTTTTGTAGCACATGTAAGTTTAAATCAAATTTTGGTAAGTAGTATATTTTTTATCAGAGCTAATATTTCCGGCCTTGGCTTATATAAAACTGATAGTATAATCTCCGTTTTAGACAGATTGTACTTAATTTTATTAGGTGCGATATTCATATTTTCCCCTTCGCTAAAATCGTTTGTAAATATAAATTTTTTCGTTTGGATTCAGACCGTTTCATTGCTGTTGTGTTTATTGAGTGGAATATTCATTATATTGAAACACCAATTTAAATTCAATATCAGTACATTGTCAAAAGATGATCTGATTAAGTTATTCTATGCGAGTATCCCATTTGCATTGATATATTTAACAAGCGCTGTTTTTTATAAATCCGATAACATCTGGCTAGTCAAACTGCTTCCTGATGGTAAACAGCAATCCGGTATATTTGCAGCTTCCTTAAGGCTTTATGAGGCTATGTCAATGATTTCTTTGGCATTTGGAAGTTTATTACTTGCTATGTTTTCAAGGAGCTTTTTGGATAAGAAAGTTCTTCATAATTTGTTGAAAACATCATTGTCAATACTTTTTATTATTTCTTTAGTATTGTCTTTCTCCGGTTACTTTTATGGAAATGAGATTAACAATTTGCTATATCATAATGAAGATCCCTATTGGGTCCGAATATTATCCATTATGATGATATGTTTTATCCCTGGAAGTATTAACTATATCTTAAGTTCATATCTTCAGGCGACTCATAGAGAAAAATTGATGCTAAAGATTTATGTTTTTGCAGCATTACTTTCTGTGATACTTAATTTGTTTTTTGTTCCAAGTCTTAAGGCGGAAGGCTCAGCTATGGTTTTTTTAGTGGTACAATTGGTATTATTTATTACACAATACTATTTTATCCATAAAGAGTTAGAATTTGAATTTTGGTCAGCTTTTAAACAATTAATATTTTTTTTAATTTCTGTATTGATCTATTTTCTTATAGAAAAATATGTTTATATTTCTATATTTTTCAAATTACCACTTTCCGCCACCCTAATCTTTATACTCGCCGTTTTATTAAATATTATTAAATTTTCTGATCTTAAGAAATTTGTACTCCTAAAGAATAAAAATCTTTAA
- a CDS encoding gliding motility-associated C-terminal domain-containing protein, with translation MSDYKPGIKNPHTNFYDIQSFSDGGFATLGFVTDTFNFSQGILTKYDCTGTPVWTKFLGASGSPTNTNFGIVEADGGDVVFSFNLGTGFFQGSILAGRISPTGQVKWMKKIGNNSEFGRDIVMTQDSGFVIAGSTAFYGTDRNAADIYIIKLDRDGNILWTKTFGNPNTTYDEAYAIKSDSEGNLVVCGRCIDDGTFKAFIAKLSPIGIPLGFKTYGYENQRTYCFDIEVDKSDNYLITGSTTILEENYQSSEYDVFLIKTDKNLNSIFANVYETTVGNDAGSIGEGLAVLSDGSYAIGVSTFAFTAHAASGPNAPNKNALYIINQDGSLKNAFIYNRKGSQYTRVRVSSIGGVILSGFSTAYAANVNFQGLVIKTDNDFLSGCNDIDVTQELTHYEPTWTVKDFVYQTKSGQQIINYKNYKDSVIYSKTICETEFDINPKFNAPDRVCADAEVELIDLSTGDPNAIHTWIINGQTIEGAGNKKYIFSVPGIYKIIRLMQVGCIVRSFEKTINVSSFISQNINAELCVGKSYLFNGKELRTPGIYIDTIRSAGQCDSLVILNLSLNKYTHLGEIYDTIQCGEKKSTFGINYDKGGNFNIEVKNISGCDSITGILHVTAYKEAILLKNICNGTSFDYNNKTYSQEGEYTDTVKTNGTCFEITKIIIKKSKVNTDPKYDTLFCGKAKVIDGTNYTKSGTYNVQKRDSAGCLVEDYNLQLFATTCEDCLMIPNVFTPENGDDLNNVFRPVLAPDCNAKLIKLKFKIYNRWGKMVYESNDTNLPGWNGRYENEPAPMESYLYQINYDLEFGEGQGSLINLNKKGSVSLIR, from the coding sequence TTGTCAGATTATAAACCGGGCATAAAAAATCCTCATACCAATTTTTATGACATTCAATCTTTTTCAGATGGGGGCTTTGCGACATTGGGGTTTGTAACAGATACATTTAACTTTTCACAAGGAATTTTAACGAAATACGACTGTACAGGAACTCCGGTTTGGACTAAATTTTTAGGGGCCTCAGGATCCCCAACCAATACAAACTTTGGAATAGTCGAAGCCGACGGAGGTGATGTAGTTTTTTCATTTAACCTTGGAACAGGTTTTTTTCAAGGATCCATCCTTGCTGGAAGAATTAGTCCTACCGGACAAGTAAAATGGATGAAAAAAATTGGTAACAACAGTGAATTTGGTAGGGACATTGTTATGACCCAGGATAGTGGTTTTGTAATAGCCGGAAGTACAGCATTTTATGGCACAGATAGGAATGCTGCAGACATTTACATTATTAAACTAGACAGAGATGGAAATATTCTTTGGACTAAAACTTTTGGTAATCCAAATACAACTTATGATGAGGCATATGCTATAAAGTCTGATTCTGAGGGGAATCTTGTGGTCTGTGGTCGCTGTATAGATGATGGTACGTTTAAAGCATTTATTGCCAAGCTCTCACCTATTGGCATTCCGCTTGGTTTTAAAACTTATGGCTACGAAAATCAAAGAACTTATTGCTTTGACATTGAAGTGGATAAATCTGACAATTACTTAATTACAGGATCTACCACCATACTTGAAGAAAATTATCAGAGTTCCGAATACGATGTTTTCCTGATCAAAACGGATAAAAATCTCAATAGTATTTTTGCCAATGTTTATGAAACAACCGTCGGCAATGATGCCGGTTCTATAGGAGAAGGACTTGCTGTTTTATCTGATGGTAGTTATGCGATAGGGGTTAGTACTTTTGCTTTTACAGCCCATGCTGCCTCCGGACCGAACGCTCCAAATAAAAATGCATTGTATATAATTAATCAGGATGGTTCTTTAAAAAATGCTTTCATTTATAATCGAAAAGGTTCTCAATACACCCGGGTTAGAGTTTCATCAATTGGAGGTGTAATTCTTTCCGGATTCAGCACTGCTTACGCAGCAAATGTTAATTTCCAAGGTCTTGTAATTAAAACAGATAATGACTTTTTATCCGGATGCAATGATATTGACGTTACACAAGAACTCACGCATTATGAACCTACCTGGACAGTCAAAGATTTTGTGTATCAAACAAAGTCTGGGCAACAAATAATTAATTATAAAAATTATAAAGATTCGGTAATTTATTCAAAAACTATCTGTGAAACCGAATTCGATATAAATCCAAAATTTAATGCTCCTGATCGGGTTTGTGCAGATGCAGAGGTCGAGTTAATTGACCTGTCCACCGGAGATCCAAATGCCATCCACACATGGATTATCAATGGACAAACTATTGAGGGTGCCGGAAATAAAAAATATATTTTTTCTGTACCGGGGATTTACAAAATTATTAGGTTGATGCAAGTGGGATGTATCGTCCGCTCATTTGAAAAAACTATAAATGTTTCTTCCTTCATCAGTCAAAATATTAACGCAGAATTATGCGTTGGAAAGTCTTATTTGTTCAATGGTAAAGAACTTAGAACGCCTGGTATATACATAGATACCATTAGATCTGCAGGACAATGTGATTCACTTGTGATCTTGAATCTTAGTTTAAATAAGTATACTCACCTTGGAGAAATTTACGATACAATTCAATGCGGAGAAAAAAAGAGCACCTTTGGAATAAATTATGATAAAGGTGGAAACTTCAATATAGAGGTCAAAAACATCAGTGGGTGTGACTCAATAACAGGAATTCTCCATGTTACAGCCTATAAAGAGGCTATTCTCTTAAAGAACATTTGTAATGGAACAAGTTTTGATTACAACAATAAAACATATTCACAAGAAGGAGAATATACCGATACGGTAAAGACTAATGGCACTTGCTTTGAAATTACAAAAATTATAATTAAAAAATCAAAAGTCAACACAGATCCAAAATATGATACATTATTTTGTGGAAAAGCGAAGGTAATCGATGGTACAAATTATACAAAATCTGGCACTTACAATGTACAAAAAAGGGATAGTGCTGGATGTCTGGTGGAAGATTACAATCTCCAACTATTTGCAACCACTTGTGAGGATTGCTTAATGATTCCTAATGTATTTACTCCCGAAAATGGAGATGACCTAAACAATGTTTTTAGACCTGTTTTGGCTCCAGACTGTAATGCTAAATTGATTAAATTAAAATTTAAAATATACAATCGTTGGGGTAAGATGGTTTATGAATCCAACGACACAAATCTCCCAGGTTGGAATGGAAGGTATGAGAATGAACCTGCGCCTATGGAATCTTACCTCTATCAAATTAACTATGATCTTGAATTTGGTGAAGGCCAGGGTAGTTTAATCAATTTAAATAAAAAAGGTTCCGTAAGTTTAATAAGATAG